The Setaria viridis chromosome 6, Setaria_viridis_v4.0, whole genome shotgun sequence genome contains a region encoding:
- the LOC117860538 gene encoding uncharacterized protein isoform X2: MHTPLEAMSGRARRPAAAAAARGANTRATPRNEKGMEKDQRRPPSTKTAPVVMKASATNATAQGIRNRNQARRDRKIALQQDVDKLRKKLRHEENVHRALERAFTRPLGALPRLPPYLPSQTLELLAEVAVLEEEVVRLEEQVVNFRQGLYQEAIITSMAKSAYFPDGDRCTPARQNKPPAQVQQSSKVSTSTRQASDQDAADWSSLKRATNAKQTPRRPGRSLSQGDCPGKENQSCGTNSCRDFGRAPSSNVPKCRIPPAEKCAGVQTTSTVEDHKAIDGSNGIDSDMASTAANKVSEELLTCLMAIFSQMSTSRSHDEEQASSPSVSGSCESSSDGACAGTGDPYGVLEFGCRDIGWYKQFRSVDAASFDTNVSAGDAAALGRRLKALLRKLSSVDLVGLSHQQRLAFWINTYNSCMMNAFLEHGAPTNPHMLVAMMPKATINVSGRVLSAMTIEHFVLRLPYGAKHVNTEAVKGDGTAVLGLEWPEPLVTFALSCGSWSSPAVRVYTADHVEEELEAAKREYLEAAVGVSPAGGLAIPKLLHWYLPDFAKDVGSLVDWVCLQLPRDLQRDAVRAVEAAAAAGRLGGLTAASRRPVRVLPYEFRFRYLLAL; this comes from the exons ATGCACACGCCGTTGGAGGCGATGAGCGGGagggcgcggaggccggcggcggcggcggcggcgcgcggcgccaaCACCAGAGCCACCCCGAGGAACGAGAAA GGGATGGAGAAGGACCAGAGGAGGCCGCCCAGCACGAAGACGGCGCCGGTGGTGATGAAAGCATCAGCCACCAACGCGACGGCGCAGGGCATCAGGAACAGGAACCAGGCGCGGCGAGATAGGAAAATTGCGCTGCAGCAAGAT GTGGATAAGCTGAGGAAGAAACTGCGGCACGAGGAGAACGTCCACCGAGCTCTGGAACGCGCCTTCACGAGGCCGCTGGGCGCTCTGCCTCGCCTGCCCCCTTACCTGCCGTCTCAG ACACTGGAGCTTCTGGCCGAAGTCGCggtcctggaggaggaggtcgtccGGCTCGAGGAGCAGGTCGTCAATTTCCGGCAGGGACTGTACCAGGAGGCCATCATCACCTCCATGGCCAAGAGCGCGTACTTCCCTGACGGTGACCGGTGCACGCCGGCACGGCAGAACAAGCCTCCGGCCCAAGTGCAGCAGAGTTCAAAGGTGTCCACCTCGACGCGTCAGGCTTCCGATCAAGACGCTGCTGATTGGTCGTCTTTGAAGCGAGCCACCAATGCCAAGCAGACACCAAGAAGGCCCGGCCGTTCCCTGAGCCAAGGTGATTGTCCGGGCAAGGAGAATCAATCGTGTGGCACGAACTCTTGCAGAGATTTTGGGCGGGCGCCTTCGAGTAACGTGCCAAAATGCCGGATACCGCCAGCGGAGAAATGCGCTGGAGTTCAG ACAACCAGTACGGTGGAAGATCACAAAGCTATCGACGGCAGCAATGGCATTGATTCAGACATGGCCTCAACCGCGGCGAACAAAGTCTCGGAGGAGCTACTGACGTGCCTGATGGCCATCTTCTCGCAGATGAGCACCTCCAGAAGCCATGACGAGGAGCAAGCATCGTCGCCGTCGGTATCCGGTTCCTGCGAGAGCAGCTCAGACGGCGCCTGCGCTGGCACCGGAGATCCCTACGGTGTCCTAGAATTCGGGTGCCGAGACATTGGCTGGTACAAGCAGTTCCGATCAGTCGACGCTGCTTCATTCGACACCAATGTGTCTGCCGGCGATGCCGCCGCTCTTGGTCGGAGATTGAA ggcgTTGCTCCGGAAGCTCTCCTCGGTTGACCTAGTGGGCCTCTCCCACCAACAAAGGCTGGCGTTCTGGATCAACACCTACAACTCGTGCATGATGAAC GCATTTCTTGAGCACGGAGCACCTACCAACCCCCATATGCTGGTGGCCATGATGCCCAAG GCGACCATCAACGTGAGCGGCCGCGTGCTGAGCGCCATGACGATCGAGCACTTCGTCCTCCGGCTGCCCTACGGCGCAAAGCAT GTGAACACGGAGGCGGTGAAGGGCGACGGCACGGCCGTGTTGGGGCTGGAGTGGCCGGAGCCGCTGGTGACGTTCGCGCTCTCCTGCGGCAGCTGgtcctcgccggcg GTGAGGGTCTACACGGCGGACCacgtggaggaggagctggaggcggcGAAGCGGGAGTACCTGGAGGCCGCGGTGGGCGtgtcgccggcgggcgggctGGCGATCCCCAAGCTCCTGCACTGGTACCTCCCGGACTTCGCCAAGGACGTGGGCTCCCTCGTGGACTGGGTCTGCCTGCAGCTGCCCCGCGACCTGCAGCGCGACGCCGTCCGCgccgtcgaggcggcggcggccgccggccggctcggCGGTCTCACCGCAGCGTCGCGGCGGCCCGTGCGTGTCCTGCCGTACGAGTTCAGGTTTAGATACCTGCTGGCCTTGTAG
- the LOC117860538 gene encoding uncharacterized protein isoform X1, with amino-acid sequence MGSVGSVAVESSSNLGMEKDQRRPPSTKTAPVVMKASATNATAQGIRNRNQARRDRKIALQQDVDKLRKKLRHEENVHRALERAFTRPLGALPRLPPYLPSQTLELLAEVAVLEEEVVRLEEQVVNFRQGLYQEAIITSMAKSAYFPDGDRCTPARQNKPPAQVQQSSKVSTSTRQASDQDAADWSSLKRATNAKQTPRRPGRSLSQGDCPGKENQSCGTNSCRDFGRAPSSNVPKCRIPPAEKCAGVQTTSTVEDHKAIDGSNGIDSDMASTAANKVSEELLTCLMAIFSQMSTSRSHDEEQASSPSVSGSCESSSDGACAGTGDPYGVLEFGCRDIGWYKQFRSVDAASFDTNVSAGDAAALGRRLKALLRKLSSVDLVGLSHQQRLAFWINTYNSCMMNAFLEHGAPTNPHMLVAMMPKATINVSGRVLSAMTIEHFVLRLPYGAKHVNTEAVKGDGTAVLGLEWPEPLVTFALSCGSWSSPAVRVYTADHVEEELEAAKREYLEAAVGVSPAGGLAIPKLLHWYLPDFAKDVGSLVDWVCLQLPRDLQRDAVRAVEAAAAAGRLGGLTAASRRPVRVLPYEFRFRYLLAL; translated from the exons ATGGGCTCGGTCGGATCCGTCGCCGTAGAGAGCAGCTCGAATTTG GGGATGGAGAAGGACCAGAGGAGGCCGCCCAGCACGAAGACGGCGCCGGTGGTGATGAAAGCATCAGCCACCAACGCGACGGCGCAGGGCATCAGGAACAGGAACCAGGCGCGGCGAGATAGGAAAATTGCGCTGCAGCAAGAT GTGGATAAGCTGAGGAAGAAACTGCGGCACGAGGAGAACGTCCACCGAGCTCTGGAACGCGCCTTCACGAGGCCGCTGGGCGCTCTGCCTCGCCTGCCCCCTTACCTGCCGTCTCAG ACACTGGAGCTTCTGGCCGAAGTCGCggtcctggaggaggaggtcgtccGGCTCGAGGAGCAGGTCGTCAATTTCCGGCAGGGACTGTACCAGGAGGCCATCATCACCTCCATGGCCAAGAGCGCGTACTTCCCTGACGGTGACCGGTGCACGCCGGCACGGCAGAACAAGCCTCCGGCCCAAGTGCAGCAGAGTTCAAAGGTGTCCACCTCGACGCGTCAGGCTTCCGATCAAGACGCTGCTGATTGGTCGTCTTTGAAGCGAGCCACCAATGCCAAGCAGACACCAAGAAGGCCCGGCCGTTCCCTGAGCCAAGGTGATTGTCCGGGCAAGGAGAATCAATCGTGTGGCACGAACTCTTGCAGAGATTTTGGGCGGGCGCCTTCGAGTAACGTGCCAAAATGCCGGATACCGCCAGCGGAGAAATGCGCTGGAGTTCAG ACAACCAGTACGGTGGAAGATCACAAAGCTATCGACGGCAGCAATGGCATTGATTCAGACATGGCCTCAACCGCGGCGAACAAAGTCTCGGAGGAGCTACTGACGTGCCTGATGGCCATCTTCTCGCAGATGAGCACCTCCAGAAGCCATGACGAGGAGCAAGCATCGTCGCCGTCGGTATCCGGTTCCTGCGAGAGCAGCTCAGACGGCGCCTGCGCTGGCACCGGAGATCCCTACGGTGTCCTAGAATTCGGGTGCCGAGACATTGGCTGGTACAAGCAGTTCCGATCAGTCGACGCTGCTTCATTCGACACCAATGTGTCTGCCGGCGATGCCGCCGCTCTTGGTCGGAGATTGAA ggcgTTGCTCCGGAAGCTCTCCTCGGTTGACCTAGTGGGCCTCTCCCACCAACAAAGGCTGGCGTTCTGGATCAACACCTACAACTCGTGCATGATGAAC GCATTTCTTGAGCACGGAGCACCTACCAACCCCCATATGCTGGTGGCCATGATGCCCAAG GCGACCATCAACGTGAGCGGCCGCGTGCTGAGCGCCATGACGATCGAGCACTTCGTCCTCCGGCTGCCCTACGGCGCAAAGCAT GTGAACACGGAGGCGGTGAAGGGCGACGGCACGGCCGTGTTGGGGCTGGAGTGGCCGGAGCCGCTGGTGACGTTCGCGCTCTCCTGCGGCAGCTGgtcctcgccggcg GTGAGGGTCTACACGGCGGACCacgtggaggaggagctggaggcggcGAAGCGGGAGTACCTGGAGGCCGCGGTGGGCGtgtcgccggcgggcgggctGGCGATCCCCAAGCTCCTGCACTGGTACCTCCCGGACTTCGCCAAGGACGTGGGCTCCCTCGTGGACTGGGTCTGCCTGCAGCTGCCCCGCGACCTGCAGCGCGACGCCGTCCGCgccgtcgaggcggcggcggccgccggccggctcggCGGTCTCACCGCAGCGTCGCGGCGGCCCGTGCGTGTCCTGCCGTACGAGTTCAGGTTTAGATACCTGCTGGCCTTGTAG
- the LOC117860540 gene encoding phosphoglycerate mutase-like protein 4, with product MSSSASSADGYAASGGDFTEVVIVRHGETSWNAARIIQGHMDAELNDIGRQQAVAVAHRLSKEVKPAAIYSSDLKRAAETAQTIARICNLPNVVFDPALRERHIGDLQGMKFQDAATERPEAYKAFMSHKRNQQIPGGGESLDQLSERCVSCLHNIVEKHKGERVIVVSHGGTIRELYRYASPTRPLHGKIQNTSVSVILVSGITGRCIVKMCGDISHLQETGVLENAFGGDKNSA from the exons ATGTCGTCCTCCGCCTCCAGCGCCGATGGGTATGCCGCCTCAGGCGGCGACTTCACGGAGGTCGTGATCGTGCGGCACGGGGAGACGTCATGGAATGCCGCGCGCATCATACAG GGACACATGGATGCAGAGCTGAATGATATTGGGAGACAACAAGCTGTCGCG GTTGCCCATCGGCTTTCTAAAGAAGTGAAACCAGCTGCCATATACTCGTCTGATCTAAAGCGAGCAGCAGAGACTGCGCAAACAATTGCAAGAATCTGCAATCTACCAAAT GTTGTGTTCGATCCAGCACTTCGAGAAAGACACATTGGAGATCTGCAGGGCATGAAGTTTCAAGATGCTGCTACAGAGAGGCCAGAGGCTTACAAAGCTTTTATGTCCCACAAGAGAAACCAACAAATTCCT GGTGGTGGAGAGAGTCTTGATCAACTGTCGGAACGATGTGTGTCGTGCTTGCATAACATTGTTGAGAAACACAAAG GTGAGCGAGTTATCGTGGTCTCACATGGCGGCACCATCAGGGAACTCTACCGGTACGCCAGCCCGACGAGGCCTCTCCACGGTAAAATACAGAACACGTCCGTAAGCGTGATCCTCGTGTCCGGCATCACCGGTCGCTGCATCGTCAAGATGTGCGGAGACATCAGTCACCTTCAGGAGACGGGGGTCCTGGAGAACGCCTTTGGTGGCGATAAGAACTCCGCCTGA
- the LOC117860539 gene encoding uncharacterized protein codes for MLRSVSGSNSSRGIAAVVGVGPRLGSAVARKFASMGYTIAILSRDLEKLSQLAEEIAQEAKAQVFALRVDCADARSVREAFEGVLSLGPVEVLVYNACEPPADDAAPPRPTPFLAVTPDAFHRSLAVSAAGAFHCAQQVIPGMVERGRGTIIFTGSSASVTGFAGYSDLSCGKFALRGLSQSLAREFQPAGVHIAHVIIDGVIGERRSPRSSRAGGAGDPAAAATGAGADPDAVAQSYWHVHAQDKSAWTQEMDIRSSSFM; via the exons ATGCTGAGGTCAGTGTCCGGCTCCAACTCCTCGAGGGGCATCGCCGCCGTGGTCGGCGTCGGCCCCCGGCTCGGCTCCGCGGTGGCGCGCAAGTTCGCCTCCATGGGCTACACCATCGCCATCCTCTCCCGCGACCTCG AGAAGCTGTCGCAGCTGGCGGAGGAGATCGCGCAGGAGGCCAAGGCGCAGGTGTTCGCGCTCCGGGTGGACTGCGCCGACGCCCGGTCCGTGCGCGAGGCCTTCGAGGGCGTCCTCTCCCTCGGCCCCGTCGAGGTGCTCGTCTACAACGCCTGCGAGCCCcccgccgacgacgccgcgccgccgcgccccacGCCCTTCCTCGCCGTCACGCCCGACGCCTTCCACCGCTCgctcgccgtctccgccgccggggCCTTCCACTGCGCGCAACAG GTCATCCCGGGGATGGTGGAGCGGGGCAGGGGCACCATCATCTTCACGGGCTCCTCGGCGTCCGTCACCGGCTTCGCCGGCTACTCCGATCTAA GCTGCGGCAAGTTTGCCCTTCGGGGTTTGTCCCAGTCGCTGGCCAGGGAGTTCCAGCCGGCGGGTGTGCACATTGCGCATGTGATCATCGACGGCGTCATCGGCGAGAGGAG GTCGCCGAGGAGCAGCAGGGCAGGTGGCGCTggcgacccggcggcggcggcgacgggcgcgggcgcggaccCGGACGCGGTGGCGCAGAGCTACTGGCACGTCCACGCCCAGGACAAGAGCGCGTGGACGCAAGAGATGGACATCAGGTCGTCGTCCTTcatgtag